The Maridesulfovibrio ferrireducens genomic sequence AGTTATTTCCGTTGCTGTCTCGGAAATTGCGGAAGTTATGAAACTCTCCGCCAGATTTTTTAAAATAATCATGAATTCTTCCCCTCAAAAGTAATTGCCGGCCCGATCCCCTGCCGCTTAACCAGCGAATCTGCGAGAACAGAACTGACAGAAGAAACATCCCCGACCTTCATCATTGTATGGACTGACTCCATTGAAACGGCGGAAACGGATTCACAACAGCCATTATCAAAAAGCTCAAGTGATACTCTAAGTTTTGCAGTGGAACGGCTTTTCGCATCCCCTGAATTCTCAGCTTCAAAATGGCAGAAACCGCCTCCGAAACAGAACTCGGCAACACCACTTCCGCCTATACATCCGGATAGAATCAAGGCTAACCGTCCTCTATGGAAAGGGTTTCAAGTCTCACATGGAAAGTATCCCCCATGTAAACAAGTCGGCTAAGTTCCAGCTGTCCGAAATAAAGAACGCTGCCCTCAGTGAACGAGTCCATGACTGCGAAATGAGAAACAAGCCCGGCATCGGACGTGAATTGAGGAAAACGGACTTCCTCACTATTTAGAAGCTTGCCATTGACCGGATTAGATCCGAAAAGAATCTGTTGCCGTTCATAATTGGAACTGAGCGGCAGTTCCTTTGCAGCCACCAGATCACCAATTCGCAATGCGGCCATAATCGCACCGTTCTTTTGCAGCTTCACCGCTTCGGAATCTGTCTCGAGAATTCCGGAACAGAAAAGAGCCAGCCAAACCTTTTCAGGAGGCTGATAAACAACTCCTTTGAGGACATGAGCAGCTAGTTTGTCTTTCAGGTAAACTGACTTACAGGTATCCATTAAAAACTCCTTAAAAGTAGTTTCCACCGCGCATCTCAAGCTTTCTATTGGTTCCGCCGCGCATTTCCCTGACTCGGATCTCAGCCATGGCTCCATCGAATTCACGCTGTTCAATCTGCGATCTGGCAGGATCTGACCAGACTTTATCGGGAACGAGCATCAGCTTTGCCTTGGCTCCCGCGGCAATGGCCAGCCCATGAGTTTCCAGCAGAAACTTCGGACAGGTTGCCGCAGTTACGGACGGAGCAAGGACATTGACGGTTTGAAGCATGGCGCTTTGATCTTCACGAGGGCAGGGAATAAGGCGAACAAGACCCGGCTCTTCAACCTGATAATATTCAGGAATTCCCGGTTCATCGCGCACCACCCGATCATCCAGTTCAAGCAGCGAACAATCATTAAAACGAGCTTCCAGTGTATCAACTACAGTTGCATTAGGCTGTGGAACAAAGACATAACGGCAATCTCCTTTATAAACGTCCATAAGGTCTGAAACATGTCTCCAGACTCGCGTTTGCTTACAGAATTTGATTGCAGAATTCCTGAGTTCGGCAATGATTTGAGGAGCCGGACAGCGCGGCAACGAAGGTTGAGCCAGTGGCATAAATTCGCGCCAGCCGACAGTCAGCAGTTTAGCCATTGCCGCCTCCCTGCTTGTTTACGTTTGGACTCATGAACAGACGCGCCTTGGCTTCTTCACCTAGTGAAACGTACATTTGACGAAGGTTATCCATACCCTTCTGCCAGTTAGTGGCCGAAGTGCTGTTAACTGCCAGACACAGATAGAGAACATAATTTACGATGGGCCCAAGGAAGATATCCGACAACGCCATTTCCTGTTCAACATGGATAAGCGCGCCGGGCCTGCGTGAATATTCGAGTTCAACCCGAACTTCTTCAGCCGGTGGCGGCGTTACCCAATAAACAGTCGGAACTTTTTCTTCAAAAGCGTAGTTGTCAATAACCTCGGAAGGCGGTTCCATGTGCCAGAGCAGATTTGAATCATCCAGCGAAGAACGCTCAACAGATGTAATTGCTGTTCCCGGAGAGCCGTCCGCTTTTACGTTCCTGACCAGACCGATAAAACGGCCTTGGTCAGGAACTTCCTGCTTGGTGGATTGAGCGGTCAGCTTTACGCACTCGACATAAGAGTTGGCATCAGGCCGGATCATTACGACCTGACGCTGTGCGCGAGTGAGATGCAGCAACAGAACATCATCACTGAAACGCACACCGTCAGGATCGTGCAGAGCTATGCGAATATCGCTTACAGCTTCACCGGCAATCATTATTCTACAACCCTTATGTTGTAGCGCGGAACAGCTCGGGCAACATACTCAATGTCTTCCCCGTCACCGCTTTCTTCATAAGCAGTATAGGCTGAGTCATTCAGAATATTGTAAACGGACATGGGAACTTTCACTTCCACGCCACGCTTAATTTGATAAGAGATACCTTGAGCACCGACAAAAACATCATCCCGTCCTTCCGCGCCTTCACCTTCTGCAATAAAGATTTTCACCTTTTCTTCTGCTTTCTGGCGTTCCAGTTCGGAACCTTCGAGCTTAGCAACATGGTCATCAAGTTTGCGGTTTTCAGCTTCAGCTTCTTCACGCGCTTTCTTTTCCTGATCCAAATCGCATTCAAGTTTTGCCTTTTCTTCATCAGCAGATTTCAAAGCAGCTTTTGCCTCAGCAAGTTTCTTTTTCAGTTCGATATTTTCAGATTCACCAGCGTTGTCTTGCGCCTTCGCACCGGCACTCCCTTTTGCCAATTCATCATTTTCTTTTTTATCAGCCATTTTATCCTTTCCTTTTAACTGTCTGACGGTGTTTCGGTTACAGCCACTTCAAGGCGAACCATCCAAGCATCATTCAAAATTGCGCCGGAGTAATAGGTAATCCAACCTACATGACCGCGCTGACCAAGCTTATCGCTTTTACTTGGAGTACTTGGGTTAACGACTTTTGGAACAATGGATTCTTTACCCTTTAGAGCAACATCACCGTAGGCATTGGCCCCGATAATATAGATGGGATAAACATCAGCATTTGTGCCGGATTCTGAAAGCATCTCGGCTCCAGAAGCTCCCTTTGCGCCGCCACCATCCACAATCGGTTCAATGGAAGTGGAAACCACATATCGGGTATCTTCCACCTTGCCGATTTCGTTTTCATAAGGAGAGAGCTGGCCGTATTCTTCGACAGGGACAAATCCCGGCAAATCCCGAATATCAGATTCACAATCAGAATGAGTGATTGCAATATATGAAGCGGCAACAGGCTTAGTTCCATAATGGACGGTGGAACTGAGAACCTTGGTGACCTTTCCGGCTCTCTGCTTTTTAAGTGCGCGAGTAGCCAGACGCTGCATACCTTTAGTTATGGGTTTGGTTACTGTAGCGCGGGAAGTTCCACCTGAATAAATGACATTGGTTCCAGCTCTGAGAATTCCTTCCAGAACCATATCGAGTGTCACTCCTGCCTGTTCTCCAAGAATCTCCATGGACTCGCTGAGAACAGGATCTTCGTGAGTATCTTCGATTACATCAGTCAGTTCGATGTAATCACCGTACTGTTTCAAAGAAGCGGTAACGTCTGTCTTGGACAGTTTTTTTCCCGCAGGTGTAACACCTTCGACAATAGGAACAGTTGCAGGAGCAAGCGCATTATACCTGCGCCACTTTACGACCTGCCCTTTATTCTTGGGCATTTTCAAAGACTGACCAAACATTCCGAAAATATTGAAATGTGCGGCCCTTTTCAAAAAACCCGGTACTGAAAAACCAGCGGTTCTGGGGCCGATATCTCCAAATTTAGTTAAACCCATCTCAATCTCCTATTCCCGTGCAGCCTCATCAAAACCAGCATCGAAATCATCAGAATCCGGTTTTGCAGGCGGCACGCCTTTACGTTTACCGGGAACGGCAATAACAGCGGCGGCTTTTTTCCGATCAACCGTATCCACCTTCCCGGAAGTAGCTTTTTTGTACTTGGTCAACAGTTCGGACACTTCGGAAGCACTGCCCTTTTCCATCACGTTGAAAACAACTTTTGCTTCTTTGTAAGGGAGAGTTTCAGCCCAATTGGTAACCTTGTTATTGAACTGTCCCAGCTCCTCTTTTTTCGAAGGATCAGCGACAAGCTCCATATAATCAGGATGGGCTTTCCCCACTCTTTCAAAATGAACCTTGCGTTCATCCTGCTCATGGCTACGGGTAACGGCATCAAGCCTTGCTGAAACATCCCGCGACTGGTGAATGGACTCCAGCATAGGAACGGCTGCTTCAGCTCCGAATTCCATCAGGTTGGCCCTGATCCTTTTTCCCTGATCGGAGTCTTCCAGAAGGATCGCTTTAAAATCAGGATTAACCCTGAGAATATCCTTCACGTCTTCGGCAATATCCTCATCAGGATCGACCAACTCTGAAACTTGCGAAGCCGGAGCTTGCGGAGCACGGCCATCGATATTTCCCGTTTGGTCATTGAAGTAACGGTCAAGGATATCGCGCCCTTCAACCAGATAATCACCTTTAGGAATTTCAGATCCTGTGTCCGTTGAATCCAGCACAGTGCCGGATTCATCCTCTTCGGATAAACTCTGGTCTGAAGCGGACGCGTCATCTTCGTCCATTTCTTCGGACTGGGGATCACCATTAACCCCGTCATCAAGATCCTCAGCTTCATCTTCTGCCGGATCCTCGTTCAAAGATTCAGAAGCAGATTCTGCTTCCGCAAACCCTTTTTCAAAATCATCCTGTTCACCGATGTCATCATTTTCGTGTAGATTTTCGCTTCCCATCACATCCTCCTATGAATATGCATCCTGACTCTTTCCCGTTTCAGGAACCGGAGTCAGATCATCCAAAAATTCCTGCAACCCTTGAATTTTGCCCTGAATCTGCGGAACCTTGTCCACCGAAGCCATTACAAGGGAGTCCTTTTCCTCTATGATTTTCAGCTCCAGAAACTTTTTAACCAGCCTGATAGATTTACCGGTCCCAAGCTCATGAAGCTCAGCAAGAACTTCACGGCTATCCATCATCATTCTCCGAAGCCTCTTTAAAACCGTCCTCGAAACTTCCGTCAGATTCGATACCCATCTTCACAAGCTGCAATTCAAGCCCCTTACCTTTGCCGTCCGGCTGAGCATTAACCCCGCACACATAAACTTCGGCTTGAAGTTTAAGAGTCGATCCAGCCTTGATGTCAGTGACCTTCAAACCCAACTTTGAAATAGTTTTGTCGTCCAAATGAAGACGAAGCCCCCACGGGAAATCATCTCCTTCCGGCCCTACTGCCAATTTCGAATCCGGTTTTTCTTTCTCCGGCTTACGCCGCAAATCCACCAGCTTCATTCTGTCCTCCCTGTTCGGGCAGCACTTGCCCGGCCTGTTGTTGAAGCATTTGCGCCAACTCCTGATTCACATCCATTCCCCGTTGTTCCATTTCTTCAACAAGCGCACTTACGTTTGCTCTGGCTGACTGCAAGGCGTTCTTCCGTTCCCAATTGTCACGCTCCTTAGCGTTTCTGAGAATGCCTTCGGGCAATTCAAGATTACTGAAAATTTCCTTAATAAGACGCTCATCATCCACCCAGCCTTCAAATCTGGGATTGTCGGTAATGCCCAGAATGGACTGCATTCTTTCAAGCTGAATCTCTTTGGCCATGAGAACCGAGGAACCGGTAGCAATGATTTCAAAGTCGCCCTTGATATCCCTGCGTTCATTGAACTGCATGTTCCAGAAATACATTTTGCGGAAAAATGGACGGGTGATGTTCTCATCAAAAGATTTGACCAGATCCTTTAAAATCTGATGGGCAGCACCGATAAGCATGGAGAGGCCGCGCGCAGTCTTGCCGGCTCCGCTCATCTGGGAACCGTCACCGGACATGAAACGGGGAACGGACATATCATCAACCATGTCGTTGAAAACACGCACTAACCCAAGCAGCTCGTTGGTATAAGAAGGCATGGACCAGAAATGGATCGCATTACGAGCGTCTTCGATGGATTTAAAAGGCCATATTTTGAAAGCATGAATATCGCGGAAATCTTCACCCGGCATGAACGCAGAAGCATTAACAGCAGCTTGAGGACCGCAAGAAACAGCAGCATTATCAATCAGCATCCGCATGGATGAATTGAGAGCTTTTTGTGGATGGCGAAGCAAGGTAGGCAAACCGTCACCCCAGATAGAATCTTCGTCTTCTATAAAATAATCGAACTGATAAGGGATAGAGTCCCCTTCCAAAGGATTGATCACCGCTTTGATAACCTTGTCCCCGATCAGCCAGATGTTGGCAGGAAAAACTTCTGCAAGATCCTCGTCCGGAATATCAACGCCGGCACTCTGCAACTGTTCTCCGCTGAGACTTCCCCAGAATTCATAAACACGGTAACGGTTCTCGATCTTACGGCCGGAACCGCCCTTCTCATTGTGAATGCGGTATGATGACTTTGAATCCAGATCACCTTCGGGATTGTCGCGAAGATACTGATTTATGATGTCCTTCTTAAAGCCGGGATAATCATTTAAATCGCGAACTTCCTGCCGATTGTAGATGTGATCCTGAATCACATATTCTAAACTTGTGGAATTCGTAGCATTGGGATCAGGATAAATATTCCAGACCGAAACAGCCTCGAAAAACGGACGCAGTTCTTTTACCTGAGACTTCTGGAGCGTCCACTTTCCATCTTCCGCAATAATGTAACCTTCTCGGAATTCTTCACGAACGAGCGGCCCTTTCAGAATTCCGGTTCCATATTTAAGCTTCTGCTTAATTACGCTGGTACAAACAGAAGTGTAAGACTGCCGATCACTGCTGCCGACCAGTTGATCCGCGATTTCATTACTCATGGCATCAGCAGATTCTTTTGCTTTCTTTTCGACTAGAGATTCAACGTCGTCCTTAGAAAACGGCTGTCCATTCTGCAAAGCCTGATTGCGATAATTTTCAATAACCGAAGGATGGAGTTCCGGACGCGGTGAAGGCTTAAGTCCCCAATTCCGTTCACCGGATGCAGGAAAAAGCAAATCCTTAAGCTGAGACTGGACCGTAGTCATTTTGACTCTGGTAGCCGGAACAAACATCTTACTGCGCTTGATCTTTTTCAATTCATCCGCGCTGTACTCGCCCTTTTCTTGCAGGTAATCCAAAGCCCAAACCGCTTCTTTATCCTTTCTTGCGGCTTCGGCCTTGGTGAACAGACCTTTAAGAAAAGTACCTAAATTCTGGTTCATGCAGCAGCCTTCGCCTTATTTGATGGTCTGGAAGAGAACCACCAGCCCACAGCAGAACTGGACATGAAAACTGTATTCATGACGATGTAGCGAACCATTTCATTTGCTGTATCGCTGTTAACCAGCACGTTGCTTTCGGCTAAGTAGGCTGTAAAATGCTGATAGGTAGACCATGTGATCCAGCACAGAAAAACGGTCATAACCGGACGGGTAATCCCGCGAATAGCATCCGCCACAACCAGCAGAAAATCTGCCCAAGTTTTCTCTTTGCCGCGAGAATAGGTTGCACTGTCATGCAGCAAAGATTGCTGATAGTTCTGCCCGTCGATTATGGTTTCAGTCATGGCGCGTTCTTCACGAGCTTCCTGAACCTTAACCTCGCCTTCAACGCGCATGACTTCAATCTGCTTATCCGCCATCACCATTTCTTGCTGGTGCTGAAGCTCCAAAGTTTTGCGCTTCTGCCATTCAGTGATCCAACCGGAAATACCGCCAAAAATGTTTTGAGCAATGGTCGCTATGCCGCCGGTTCCGATACCCAGCAAAGACGAACCGATAATATCAAACAGTCCTGCATCAGCCATGACTATGCCTCCCGAATTTCGAGCAACAGATCCCGGCCATAGGTAGCGGCCAGAAATTTGCGAAAAGTGTTTTTGGAATTACCGACAGCGAGTTGGCCCCAAATCTGGCAGACCATCGACCCCAGAAGAACGCAGCCTTTAGAATGAGATTTAAAATTCTTAGATTTATCACCGGCAACATTACCCCAGTGAGCCTGCACAGCAGTTCGACCAGGAACACGAACAAACTGGTAAACATAGCTTTTCCAGTGATCGGACCAACGAAGAATGAGTTTATAAATTCCGATTGGAACGCAGGAAATGCCGTTTGCATTATCAAGCCAGGGCAACTCGATGGTGAAACATTTGAAATTGACTTCCGGAATAGTGAGAACGCCAAGAGTTCCTTGATCGGTGCTAGGCTGGCGCAGGATAAAAGCATCAAGAGGCGGCAGTTTTTTCATTACTTAGCCACCTTGACTTTTATCCACTCCCAACAGGCCATACCCACGAAAGCAATAAATACTGGACCAGCCCACCTAGCAACCGAGCGCCAAAATTCATTGCGACCTTCAAGCATGGTAGCGATAGCGCCGTGATGCGCACGCATAGCCTTAACGCCCTGACAATGATTGCCGTCACCAAGGTCACGCACCATGTCCATAAGCGTGCCGACTTCCTTGGCCGCTTCCGGCTCAAGGTTGCACGTGCAAGTGCCTGTCTTCTGCATGGCAGCGATGATGCCATCAGTA encodes the following:
- a CDS encoding DUF6682 family protein, with product MIAGEAVSDIRIALHDPDGVRFSDDVLLLHLTRAQRQVVMIRPDANSYVECVKLTAQSTKQEVPDQGRFIGLVRNVKADGSPGTAITSVERSSLDDSNLLWHMEPPSEVIDNYAFEEKVPTVYWVTPPPAEEVRVELEYSRRPGALIHVEQEMALSDIFLGPIVNYVLYLCLAVNSTSATNWQKGMDNLRQMYVSLGEEAKARLFMSPNVNKQGGGNG
- a CDS encoding N4-gp56 family major capsid protein; translation: MGLTKFGDIGPRTAGFSVPGFLKRAAHFNIFGMFGQSLKMPKNKGQVVKWRRYNALAPATVPIVEGVTPAGKKLSKTDVTASLKQYGDYIELTDVIEDTHEDPVLSESMEILGEQAGVTLDMVLEGILRAGTNVIYSGGTSRATVTKPITKGMQRLATRALKKQRAGKVTKVLSSTVHYGTKPVAASYIAITHSDCESDIRDLPGFVPVEEYGQLSPYENEIGKVEDTRYVVSTSIEPIVDGGGAKGASGAEMLSESGTNADVYPIYIIGANAYGDVALKGKESIVPKVVNPSTPSKSDKLGQRGHVGWITYYSGAILNDAWMVRLEVAVTETPSDS
- the gp10 gene encoding capsid staple protein gives rise to the protein MKLVDLRRKPEKEKPDSKLAVGPEGDDFPWGLRLHLDDKTISKLGLKVTDIKAGSTLKLQAEVYVCGVNAQPDGKGKGLELQLVKMGIESDGSFEDGFKEASENDDG
- a CDS encoding DUF5675 family protein; protein product: MKKLPPLDAFILRQPSTDQGTLGVLTIPEVNFKCFTIELPWLDNANGISCVPIGIYKLILRWSDHWKSYVYQFVRVPGRTAVQAHWGNVAGDKSKNFKSHSKGCVLLGSMVCQIWGQLAVGNSKNTFRKFLAATYGRDLLLEIREA